Proteins from a genomic interval of Desulfurobacterium sp. TC5-1:
- a CDS encoding HD domain-containing phosphohydrolase, with translation MEKTIRILIVDDEPFNINLMKKLVEKAIDKVYSIFTFHIEATTSAQKALKIIEKEHPHLIITDIMMPEISGYDLIRETRKNYNMEELKIIVVTSLEDKESRVKALLLGANDYTVKPVDPVEFPIRIMNNIKLIENYLLLKDKTLLLENAVAKAVKEIREREEEIIFRLAAATEYKDQFTGNHIKRVAEYCKLIAEKYGCDKKFIEDIYLASPLHDIGKIAIPESILGKKGKLTPEEWEIMKKHTIYGVEILKGTKIPLLKFASRIALYHHEKWNGKGYPEGLKEKEIPLEARITAIADVFDALTSVRPYKRAFSFEEAMEIVKSERGKSFDPELLDVFVENEKKVREIYETLSKTEEREAV, from the coding sequence ATGGAAAAAACAATCAGAATCCTTATAGTCGATGACGAACCTTTTAATATCAATCTCATGAAAAAACTTGTAGAAAAAGCAATAGATAAAGTTTACTCTATATTTACATTTCACATCGAAGCCACAACATCTGCCCAAAAAGCTCTTAAAATAATAGAAAAAGAACATCCTCACCTGATAATAACAGACATAATGATGCCGGAAATAAGTGGATACGATCTTATCAGAGAAACCAGAAAGAACTACAACATGGAAGAGCTAAAAATCATTGTGGTAACAAGTCTCGAAGATAAAGAATCCCGTGTTAAAGCTCTTCTCCTTGGTGCAAATGATTACACCGTCAAACCTGTTGATCCAGTGGAATTCCCAATACGAATAATGAACAACATAAAGCTAATAGAAAACTATCTCCTCCTTAAGGACAAAACTCTCCTCCTTGAAAATGCCGTTGCCAAAGCAGTAAAAGAAATCAGAGAAAGGGAAGAAGAAATTATATTCCGTTTAGCGGCAGCAACAGAATACAAAGACCAATTTACAGGAAACCACATTAAAAGAGTAGCAGAGTACTGCAAATTGATAGCAGAAAAATATGGATGTGACAAAAAATTCATTGAAGACATATACCTGGCATCACCACTCCATGACATAGGAAAAATAGCAATACCTGAAAGTATCTTAGGGAAAAAGGGAAAGCTAACACCGGAAGAGTGGGAAATAATGAAAAAACATACAATTTATGGTGTTGAAATACTAAAAGGTACAAAAATCCCTTTACTCAAATTCGCCTCCAGAATTGCTCTCTATCACCATGAAAAGTGGAACGGAAAGGGATATCCCGAAGGGTTAAAGGAAAAGGAAATTCCACTTGAAGCAAGAATAACTGCTATTGCGGATGTGTTTGACGCTTTGACATCTGTAAGACCTTACAAAAGAGCATTCTCGTTTGAAGAAGCAATGGAAATCGTAAAATCAGAAAGAGGCAAAAGTTTCGACCCTGAGTTGTTAGATGTATTTGTTGAAAACGAAAAAAAAGTAAGGGAAATTTACGAAACTCTTTCAAAAACAGAAGAGAGGGAGGCAGTATGA
- the hypD gene encoding hydrogenase formation protein HypD gives MNIEKVLKVYDNSEKLINLIHELAPRDRKIKIMNVCGSHEHTITFSGMRSLMPETIELVPGPGCPVCVCSESDIINAIKLSQRDDTILLTYGDMLRVPTKIGSIRSEGKHYKMISAPHEVIKIAKENPDKNVVFFSIGFETTTAPTAALIEMGLPENVTILTSQKLTPEIMEILVKDSEVGVDAFVAPGHVSAIVGANAWKRFPEKYGIPTVVAGFEPENLLLAFAVILAQIKDEKPKLENVYKGVVRDEGNKKALELMYKYFEKADVNWRGIGYIPQSGLELKKEYSNINARVKFNLPEIKEEKIPGCICDKIVLGKAYPSECKLFGKVCTPRTPKGPCMVSGEGACNIWYRAGNQ, from the coding sequence ATGAACATAGAGAAAGTACTTAAAGTTTACGATAATTCAGAAAAGCTCATAAATCTAATCCACGAGCTCGCACCAAGAGATAGAAAAATAAAGATAATGAATGTCTGTGGTTCTCACGAACATACAATTACTTTCAGCGGTATGAGAAGTCTTATGCCTGAAACAATAGAACTCGTTCCCGGTCCTGGATGCCCTGTCTGCGTATGCTCAGAAAGTGACATAATCAACGCCATAAAGCTATCACAGAGAGACGACACCATACTTTTAACCTACGGTGACATGCTAAGAGTACCTACAAAAATAGGCTCCATAAGAAGTGAAGGTAAACATTACAAAATGATAAGCGCTCCACACGAAGTCATTAAAATAGCAAAAGAAAATCCTGATAAAAACGTTGTATTCTTCTCAATAGGATTTGAAACCACAACAGCACCTACAGCAGCACTCATAGAGATGGGACTGCCTGAAAATGTAACAATCCTCACATCCCAAAAACTTACACCAGAAATAATGGAAATCCTTGTCAAGGATAGTGAAGTTGGCGTTGACGCCTTCGTCGCTCCGGGACACGTTTCGGCAATAGTCGGTGCAAATGCGTGGAAAAGATTTCCGGAAAAGTACGGAATACCAACGGTAGTAGCAGGATTTGAACCGGAAAATCTTCTGCTTGCATTCGCAGTAATATTAGCACAGATAAAAGACGAAAAGCCAAAATTGGAAAACGTTTACAAAGGAGTAGTAAGAGACGAAGGGAATAAAAAGGCTCTTGAACTGATGTACAAATATTTTGAAAAAGCAGATGTAAACTGGAGGGGAATTGGATACATTCCACAATCAGGATTGGAACTCAAAAAGGAGTACAGTAACATTAATGCAAGAGTAAAATTCAACCTGCCAGAGATAAAAGAGGAAAAGATACCCGGATGTATATGTGACAAAATTGTCCTTGGCAAAGCGTATCCATCAGAATGTAAACTATTCGGTAAAGTATGTACGCCAAGGACACCAAAAGGGCCCTGCATGGTCTCCGGTGAAGGTGCGTGCAACATATGGTACAGAGCGGGTAATCAGTAA
- a CDS encoding cytochrome c biogenesis protein ResB produces the protein MLKSLYKLFSSVKVAIIILLSLAVTSIIGTIVEQQQNPDKYLREYGEVTYKIFKFLGFTDVYHSWWYILLLVLLAINLTVCSIERLPKIWKIAKHPKKKLKEGAENAYKLVHRLTLSAGNSDEVAEKLTAILKQMGYKPEKVPSDEENTRYVFADKHVFARFGVYIVHAGILIVLIGGLLTAIFGYRGYMNLAEGSESNLVTLFGNGKIIELPFDIKCDKFTIDFYPSGMPKAYISDLEVIEKGKTVKKQKIVVNTPLSYRGIYFYQANYGKGRIYFFRKKTENAKEEPIIDALGQPFYIGKGKDGTEYYLSPVAMDGRFIFVNLITKKGETIAQAKMVSGQWYRIPQTGQFVAIGGADMAYYTGLQVSYDPGTWVVWVGSTIMVIGLFVAFFIPHKRILARIKQIKEGKVNIVIAGRTNKGFESLEKDMDKILGVLKSSYCNILAPKEENHD, from the coding sequence ATGCTCAAATCGCTATACAAACTCTTCAGTTCAGTAAAGGTTGCCATAATAATCCTGCTCTCCCTTGCCGTAACATCCATCATAGGAACAATTGTCGAACAGCAACAGAACCCGGATAAATATTTAAGAGAATATGGTGAGGTAACCTACAAAATATTTAAATTTTTGGGGTTTACTGACGTTTACCATTCCTGGTGGTATATCCTGCTCCTTGTTCTACTTGCAATTAACCTTACAGTCTGTTCCATAGAACGTCTCCCTAAAATATGGAAGATTGCTAAACACCCGAAAAAGAAATTAAAAGAAGGAGCTGAAAACGCTTACAAACTCGTTCACAGATTAACTCTCTCAGCCGGCAACTCTGACGAAGTAGCAGAAAAGTTGACTGCAATCCTTAAACAGATGGGATATAAACCTGAAAAGGTTCCTTCAGATGAAGAAAATACAAGATACGTGTTCGCAGATAAACACGTTTTTGCAAGATTCGGCGTTTATATTGTTCATGCAGGTATTTTAATAGTTCTTATAGGTGGTCTATTAACCGCTATTTTTGGATATAGAGGATATATGAATCTTGCCGAAGGTTCTGAAAGCAACCTTGTAACACTATTTGGAAACGGAAAAATTATAGAACTTCCATTTGACATCAAATGTGACAAATTCACAATAGATTTTTATCCGTCCGGAATGCCAAAAGCCTACATAAGCGACCTTGAAGTAATAGAAAAAGGTAAAACAGTAAAAAAACAAAAAATTGTGGTCAACACACCGTTGTCGTACAGAGGCATATATTTTTATCAGGCAAATTACGGGAAAGGAAGAATCTATTTCTTTAGAAAAAAAACAGAAAATGCTAAAGAAGAACCTATTATAGACGCGCTGGGGCAACCTTTCTATATCGGAAAGGGGAAAGATGGAACTGAATACTACCTATCACCTGTTGCGATGGACGGACGTTTTATATTTGTCAATCTGATTACCAAAAAAGGTGAAACCATAGCCCAGGCGAAAATGGTGTCAGGTCAGTGGTATAGAATTCCCCAAACCGGACAGTTTGTAGCGATAGGTGGTGCTGACATGGCTTATTACACCGGACTCCAGGTATCCTACGACCCGGGAACCTGGGTTGTATGGGTGGGAAGCACGATAATGGTAATAGGCCTGTTCGTTGCCTTCTTTATTCCTCATAAAAGAATCCTGGCAAGGATAAAGCAGATAAAAGAAGGCAAAGTAAACATCGTAATCGCGGGAAGAACAAATAAAGGTTTTGAGTCTTTAGAAAAAGATATGGATAAAATCTTAGGGGTTCTTAAGTCTTCATACTGCAATATTTTAGCCCCTAAGGAGGAAAACCATGATTAA
- a CDS encoding TIGR00282 family metallophosphoesterase, protein MLKVAFLGDVSGRPGRRALQLWLEENRGKYDLCIVNGENAAAGFGITEKIVKAFLSQGVDVITMGNHTWDKKEIFNFIEDYPLLRPLNYPEGTPGKGLIRLKIKDVTVTVVNLMGRIYVECLDNPFRVFDAVHSRFPEDLFIVDFHAEATSEKQAFGYYVDGRACAVLGTHTHVQTADLRLLPEGTLYITDAGMCGAVDSVIGMDLKESIDRFIKQLPVRFKVPDKPSKIQVCGVSFNVDVESRKVISFERIQKIYIRGEDGNYS, encoded by the coding sequence GTGTTAAAGGTTGCTTTTCTTGGAGATGTTTCTGGAAGACCTGGTAGAAGAGCACTTCAGCTCTGGCTGGAAGAAAATAGAGGAAAGTATGATCTGTGTATTGTTAATGGTGAGAATGCCGCAGCCGGTTTTGGTATAACAGAAAAGATAGTGAAAGCATTCCTCTCTCAGGGTGTAGATGTTATTACAATGGGAAACCACACCTGGGACAAAAAGGAGATCTTTAATTTTATAGAGGATTATCCGCTACTCCGCCCCTTAAACTATCCAGAGGGTACTCCAGGAAAAGGTTTAATCAGATTGAAGATTAAAGATGTTACAGTAACGGTAGTTAATCTTATGGGTAGGATTTATGTGGAGTGTCTTGATAATCCTTTTAGGGTTTTTGATGCCGTTCACTCTCGATTTCCTGAAGACCTTTTTATCGTGGATTTTCACGCAGAAGCAACATCTGAAAAGCAGGCGTTTGGTTATTATGTTGATGGAAGGGCCTGTGCCGTTTTAGGAACTCATACTCATGTGCAGACTGCTGATTTAAGACTGCTGCCTGAAGGAACCCTTTACATAACCGATGCTGGAATGTGCGGTGCGGTAGATTCTGTTATAGGGATGGATTTGAAAGAGAGCATTGATAGGTTTATTAAACAACTTCCAGTCCGTTTTAAGGTACCTGATAAACCTTCAAAGATTCAGGTATGCGGTGTTTCTTTTAATGTAGATGTAGAAAGCAGAAAAGTAATTTCTTTTGAAAGGATACAAAAAATTTATATAAGAGGTGAGGATGGCAACTATTCTTGA
- a CDS encoding lipopolysaccharide assembly protein LapA domain-containing protein has product MTFKQLLYSIFIAAIVIAVSLFALSNFQDVNVVIPFVGAYKTKLFMLIIISYIAGFLTAAFLSLLTRLFSISFRRGKKSENRSVSETFKDNKEEKSGEDTV; this is encoded by the coding sequence ATGACGTTTAAACAGCTTCTTTATTCCATTTTTATTGCGGCTATTGTAATAGCTGTTTCTCTCTTTGCACTTTCAAACTTTCAGGACGTTAATGTTGTGATTCCTTTTGTCGGTGCCTACAAAACAAAGTTATTCATGCTGATAATTATTTCATATATAGCCGGATTTCTAACTGCAGCTTTCCTATCTCTTCTAACAAGGCTTTTTTCTATTTCTTTCAGGAGAGGGAAAAAGAGTGAGAATAGATCAGTTTCTGAAACTTTCAAGGATAATAAAGAGGAGAAATCAGGCGAAGATACTGTGTGA
- the ccsB gene encoding c-type cytochrome biogenesis protein CcsB has translation MINSVQLFNIGMVIFLAASVFYTIHAFSKSETAGKIATYLSILGVGVQGAAFVVRGMEKAKLNMVSDWLAFYKYAPFTNMYESLMLFGWSIVIIYLIFEKKYKNKIFGMFVLPIAVISEASTQILGFNPEAQPLVPALQSNWLLFHVVTTFIGYAGFAVSAGVAFAYFAKREDANRTDWAVVFLTTVFTVFFIVYSAYRTNILMFLAISVVAAGLFTLFLIWLNKSKYSKYLPSIETLEDIMYQSAAVGFVFLTIGIILGAVWAKYAWGGYWSWDPKETWSLITWLVYSAYLHARYIKGLSGKPLAYFTIIGFLCVIFTYYGVNLILPGLHSYAQ, from the coding sequence ATGATTAATTCTGTCCAGCTCTTTAACATTGGAATGGTGATTTTTCTTGCCGCTTCTGTTTTCTACACAATCCATGCATTTTCAAAATCGGAAACAGCCGGCAAGATTGCCACCTACCTTTCAATTTTAGGTGTTGGAGTTCAAGGTGCTGCATTTGTGGTAAGAGGCATGGAGAAAGCAAAGCTAAACATGGTAAGTGACTGGCTTGCCTTTTACAAGTACGCACCCTTCACAAACATGTACGAATCACTGATGCTCTTTGGGTGGTCAATAGTAATCATCTACCTCATTTTTGAAAAGAAGTACAAGAACAAAATCTTTGGGATGTTTGTTCTTCCCATAGCAGTAATTTCGGAAGCTTCAACACAAATCTTAGGATTTAATCCAGAAGCCCAGCCGCTCGTTCCTGCTCTCCAGAGCAACTGGTTGCTCTTCCACGTTGTTACAACCTTTATCGGATACGCCGGTTTTGCAGTTAGTGCAGGTGTGGCATTCGCATATTTTGCAAAAAGGGAAGATGCAAACAGAACCGACTGGGCTGTTGTATTTCTTACAACTGTCTTCACCGTATTTTTCATTGTCTATTCTGCCTACAGAACAAACATACTGATGTTTTTGGCAATATCGGTAGTTGCAGCAGGACTGTTTACGCTATTCCTCATATGGCTTAACAAAAGCAAATATTCAAAATATCTTCCTTCAATTGAAACGCTTGAAGACATCATGTATCAATCCGCAGCTGTTGGATTCGTATTCCTGACAATTGGTATCATATTGGGTGCCGTATGGGCTAAATATGCCTGGGGCGGTTACTGGTCCTGGGATCCAAAAGAGACATGGTCATTGATTACGTGGCTTGTGTATTCAGCATACCTGCATGCAAGATATATCAAAGGTCTTTCCGGAAAACCCCTTGCTTACTTTACAATCATCGGATTCCTGTGCGTTATATTCACATACTACGGTGTAAATCTCATTCTGCCAGGACTTCACAGTTACGCACAGTGA
- a CDS encoding 4Fe-4S binding protein, translating to MKNIPYIHVELCTGCGICVDVCPVDVFEMSDVGKAVVEYPDRCMACRICEENCPTDAIEIKVLE from the coding sequence TTGAAAAATATACCTTATATTCATGTTGAGCTTTGCACCGGTTGTGGCATTTGTGTTGATGTTTGTCCTGTGGATGTTTTCGAAATGAGTGATGTAGGAAAGGCAGTTGTTGAGTATCCTGATAGGTGTATGGCGTGTCGGATATGTGAAGAGAACTGTCCCACCGATGCAATAGAGATTAAAGTTCTTGAATGA
- a CDS encoding S4 domain-containing protein produces MRIDQFLKLSRIIKRRNQAKILCDEGVVRVNGSVVKASKDVKEGDVVEIDTVNRYLKFRIDAVPAGKNVSKKMARELITIIEDKKKSISDIIDLI; encoded by the coding sequence GTGAGAATAGATCAGTTTCTGAAACTTTCAAGGATAATAAAGAGGAGAAATCAGGCGAAGATACTGTGTGATGAAGGTGTTGTAAGGGTGAACGGTAGCGTTGTTAAAGCTTCAAAAGATGTAAAAGAGGGGGATGTCGTAGAAATAGATACTGTTAATAGGTACTTAAAATTTAGAATTGATGCCGTTCCTGCCGGGAAAAACGTTTCCAAAAAGATGGCACGTGAATTAATAACAATAATTGAAGATAAGAAAAAATCTATATCAGATATTATTGACCTTATTTGA
- a CDS encoding amidohydrolase family protein, translating to MRKALGADYIIDFDMNIIKDGWLVFHNGKIDFLRYEPEGEFHEKLKLANTIIIPSFVNAHTHLELSLMDFEPSKIESFFDWLLWIISNRQKLDKEEIKNGVNRGIELSEKWGTSFFGDISSFGVSRNIVQNGIVFNEILGKFFNENAEPPLSIHAVYSTSVETMKKAVKKSLKYGTLYQMHVGETAEEQKFVRGEPNLFETLIYPTIGRKRFENVYAENIITYLEKIGVLTPLLIAVHCTNLSRKELEKLMEKGCGIVICPRSNIFLKTGFPDVEFLIDYEKLAMGTDGLSSNTSLSMISEIKTTYIKTEGKVNIKKLLKAATIGGAKVLNIESDYRRSGILTAITTEKRISDPLTALLMDDIKVNAFDLKGEKVLNSLRQFSDN from the coding sequence GTGAGAAAAGCTCTTGGTGCTGATTACATAATTGATTTTGACATGAACATCATAAAGGACGGATGGCTTGTATTTCACAACGGTAAAATTGATTTTTTAAGATATGAACCAGAAGGTGAGTTTCACGAAAAATTAAAACTTGCAAATACTATAATTATTCCATCTTTTGTAAATGCGCACACACATCTTGAACTCTCTCTTATGGATTTTGAGCCTTCAAAGATAGAGTCTTTCTTTGATTGGCTTTTATGGATAATATCAAACAGACAGAAACTTGACAAAGAAGAGATAAAAAATGGTGTAAATAGAGGTATAGAACTTTCAGAAAAATGGGGAACGAGCTTTTTTGGTGACATTTCATCGTTTGGTGTTTCACGAAACATCGTTCAAAACGGCATCGTCTTTAACGAAATCCTTGGAAAATTCTTCAACGAAAATGCAGAACCGCCACTATCCATTCATGCAGTATATTCAACTTCCGTAGAAACAATGAAAAAAGCTGTGAAAAAATCTTTAAAGTATGGAACTCTTTACCAGATGCACGTAGGAGAAACGGCAGAGGAACAGAAATTTGTAAGAGGTGAACCCAACCTGTTTGAAACCCTCATATACCCTACAATAGGCAGAAAGCGGTTTGAAAATGTGTACGCAGAAAATATTATAACGTACCTCGAAAAGATAGGTGTACTCACGCCTTTGCTTATTGCCGTTCACTGTACAAATCTCTCAAGAAAAGAGTTAGAAAAACTCATGGAAAAAGGGTGTGGCATTGTAATCTGTCCAAGAAGCAACATTTTTCTCAAAACGGGCTTTCCTGACGTTGAGTTTTTGATAGACTACGAAAAACTGGCAATGGGCACGGATGGACTCAGCTCCAACACCTCTCTATCGATGATTTCAGAGATAAAAACAACATACATAAAAACGGAAGGAAAAGTCAACATCAAAAAACTTTTAAAAGCCGCAACAATAGGTGGGGCAAAAGTTTTAAACATTGAAAGTGACTACAGGAGGAGCGGCATACTTACCGCCATCACAACAGAAAAACGGATCAGTGATCCCCTCACAGCTCTCCTTATGGATGATATTAAGGTAAACGCATTTGACTTGAAAGGCGAAAAAGTGTTAAATTCTCTTAGGCAGTTTTCCGATAATTGA
- a CDS encoding AMP-binding protein, whose amino-acid sequence MFLERVVDNLDKKADRVILIGKKDGKYIPLTFKDLKKRISVIQDNLPELNEEDRVVIFMENSPLWIASLFAIMFKGGIAVPADYLLSEKELFNIFRDSQPRYIITSSANKEKVRAAVRKLGYHPSIVIVDNLSFEEEKPLTVKIPDIEEVAVILYTSGTTGNPKGVMLTYKNLNHNIEGIEDTGVLRDDDRFAAILPFHHTYPLLVTALLPVVEGLPVAFIEKLTPNDILSTIRDQNVTIMVGVPKLYQVIYHNIMVEIGKLSGPKKKLVNSALKLFRKVGVKKLQKAVFKEVHRKIGPSLRFMISGGAKLNVEVAKGLEALGFNVLEGYGLTETSPLVSVNRPDKKKIGSAGPPIKGVEVKIVNGEIAVKGDNVMKGYYNRPEETEAVIRDGWFYTGDLGFIDDDGFIHITGRAKDVIVLDNGKNVYPEDIENEVFKSNYILEVGVFEDGGVIKAIIRPDFELLIEEGIEDIHEFIKQEIKKTTRHLQSYKKIKEFKITDRELPRTRIGKLRRFMLPDMYKEI is encoded by the coding sequence ATGTTTCTTGAGAGAGTAGTTGATAATCTTGACAAGAAAGCAGATAGGGTGATTCTTATTGGCAAGAAAGACGGTAAGTATATCCCTTTAACATTTAAAGATCTTAAAAAGAGGATCTCTGTGATTCAGGATAACTTACCTGAATTAAATGAGGAGGATAGAGTTGTTATCTTTATGGAAAATTCGCCCTTATGGATTGCTTCGCTGTTTGCCATTATGTTTAAAGGAGGTATTGCTGTTCCTGCAGATTATCTACTTTCCGAGAAAGAGCTTTTCAATATATTCAGGGATTCTCAGCCCCGTTACATAATTACCTCTTCTGCCAATAAGGAAAAGGTAAGGGCGGCTGTCAGGAAGCTTGGTTATCACCCTTCGATTGTAATTGTTGATAATCTTTCCTTCGAGGAAGAAAAGCCTTTAACAGTTAAAATTCCAGACATTGAAGAAGTTGCCGTTATTCTTTACACATCAGGAACAACTGGAAATCCAAAGGGTGTGATGCTTACCTATAAAAATCTTAATCACAATATTGAAGGAATAGAAGATACTGGTGTTTTGAGAGATGATGACCGTTTTGCAGCAATTTTACCTTTTCATCATACATATCCGTTGCTTGTTACGGCACTGCTTCCTGTTGTTGAAGGTCTTCCGGTTGCTTTCATAGAGAAGTTGACACCTAACGATATTTTATCCACGATTAGAGACCAGAATGTAACTATAATGGTTGGTGTTCCGAAGTTATATCAGGTTATCTACCATAACATTATGGTTGAGATAGGTAAGCTTTCGGGACCCAAGAAAAAATTAGTTAATTCAGCTTTGAAATTATTCCGTAAAGTTGGTGTAAAGAAGCTTCAAAAAGCGGTATTTAAGGAAGTTCACAGAAAGATAGGTCCGTCTCTAAGGTTTATGATTTCAGGAGGTGCCAAGCTGAACGTTGAAGTTGCTAAAGGCCTGGAGGCTTTGGGCTTTAATGTTCTTGAAGGATACGGTCTTACGGAAACGTCTCCTCTTGTTTCTGTTAACAGGCCTGATAAGAAAAAAATAGGTTCTGCAGGTCCTCCGATTAAAGGTGTTGAGGTGAAAATAGTCAACGGTGAAATTGCCGTGAAGGGTGACAACGTTATGAAAGGTTACTATAACCGTCCTGAAGAGACGGAAGCGGTTATAAGAGATGGCTGGTTTTATACGGGGGATTTAGGCTTTATAGATGATGACGGTTTTATTCACATTACAGGTCGTGCGAAGGATGTAATTGTTCTTGATAACGGTAAAAATGTCTATCCTGAAGATATTGAGAATGAGGTTTTTAAAAGCAATTACATTCTTGAAGTTGGCGTTTTTGAGGACGGAGGTGTCATAAAGGCAATTATTCGTCCAGACTTTGAACTTTTGATAGAAGAGGGAATAGAAGACATTCATGAGTTTATAAAGCAGGAGATTAAAAAGACCACGAGACATCTTCAGTCTTATAAGAAGATAAAGGAATTTAAGATAACTGATAGGGAACTGCCGAGAACCAGAATAGGAAAGTTGAGGAGGTTTATGCTTCCTGACATGTATAAAGAGATTTAA
- the folD gene encoding bifunctional methylenetetrahydrofolate dehydrogenase/methenyltetrahydrofolate cyclohydrolase FolD, producing the protein MATILDGKTLAAKIKEELKEEVSVLKGRVGRAPTLAVVLIGDDPASQIYVRNKERTCEEIGVTSIGIRKPASISQEELEEIVKTLNEQEDVDGILVQLPLPEHLDSQRIINLIDPAKDVDGFHPVNMGKVVLGLFDEGLMPCTPYGVMKIFEAYGIELEGKNAVMVGHSNIVGKPLANMMINKNATVSVCHVYTKDLKSYTMNADILCVATGVPHLIKSDMVKEGAVVIDIGISRVGGKIVGDVDFENVKEKVSAITPVPGGVGPMTIAMLMYNTVKAFKLREGI; encoded by the coding sequence ATGGCAACTATTCTTGATGGAAAGACACTTGCTGCAAAGATTAAAGAGGAATTGAAGGAAGAGGTGTCTGTTTTAAAAGGAAGGGTTGGTCGTGCACCAACTTTAGCTGTGGTACTTATTGGTGATGATCCGGCAAGCCAGATTTATGTAAGGAATAAAGAGAGAACCTGTGAGGAGATAGGTGTAACATCTATAGGTATAAGGAAACCTGCTTCAATTTCTCAAGAAGAGCTTGAGGAGATAGTGAAAACTTTGAATGAACAAGAGGATGTTGACGGAATTTTAGTTCAGCTTCCTCTTCCTGAACATCTTGATTCTCAGAGAATAATTAATCTTATTGACCCTGCTAAGGATGTTGATGGTTTTCATCCTGTAAACATGGGAAAAGTTGTTCTGGGGCTTTTTGATGAAGGACTTATGCCGTGCACTCCTTACGGTGTTATGAAGATATTCGAAGCTTACGGTATAGAGCTTGAAGGAAAGAATGCTGTTATGGTTGGTCACAGTAATATTGTAGGTAAACCTCTTGCAAATATGATGATAAATAAAAATGCTACTGTATCTGTCTGCCATGTATATACAAAAGATTTGAAAAGTTACACGATGAATGCTGATATTCTCTGTGTTGCAACAGGGGTTCCGCACCTTATAAAGTCTGATATGGTAAAGGAAGGCGCTGTAGTTATTGATATTGGTATAAGCAGAGTCGGCGGAAAAATTGTAGGTGATGTTGATTTTGAGAATGTGAAAGAAAAAGTTTCTGCAATTACACCTGTTCCAGGTGGTGTTGGTCCCATGACAATAGCCATGTTGATGTATAATACAGTTAAAGCGTTTAAATTAAGAGAGGGAATTTGA